The nucleotide sequence GCGGGGAAGGTCGGGGGAGAGAACCGTCATGCCGGGAGTCTAGCCTGTGCGAAATGCCCCAACTGGAATGGCCGAGCTTGACGATATGCCCACAGTCATATTATGTTGATGGCGTATCCAGAGCGCCCCGCTTCGAGCCCGCGCGGCCCATTCGCCTCCGGTCCTCCCTCTGCCCGGCGTCCCTGTCCTCACCCCCGGGGTGTGGGCGGGGCCGCCCGTCTCGTCCCCCCCCAGGAGGCTTTCCATGAGCGACCTTGCCCCCCTCCTCGATCTTCTTCCCGTGCTGGGCACCGCGTTCGGCGCGGGGAGCGTGACGCAGCTCGCCCGGCAGCTCGCCCGGCCCGCCCCCCCGCGTGTTCGGCGGGTGCTGGCGCACGCGGCGGCGGCGGGGATCGCGGCGCTGACGGTGGTGGCGCTGCTGACGGCTCTGTGGCGGCCCGCGCCCGTTCCGGCGCTGCTGCTCGCCGCCGCGTGCGTGACGGGCTGGAGCGGGCCGGGCATCCTGACGCGGCTGGGCGGGGTGATCGAGCGGCGGCTGGGGCTGGCGGGTCTCGACCCGGAGGACCCCCCGGGCCGGAAGGGAAGACACCGCACATACCACCTGGATGAAAACACTCACACTGAAGCATGAACGTCGTTCGCCCCGCCGCCGCGCGCGGCCTGCTGGTGCTGTCCGCCCTGCTGCTCGGTGGTGTCGTGGCTTCGGCTCAGACAACCCCCTCCTCCGGCACGACGCCCGCCGAGCGCCGAGCTGCCACCCCGGCGCCGCTGAGCCAGACGGAAAAGGCCGCGCTCGACGCCCTGTTCCGCAAGCTGCGCCCGGCCACCCTGCGCATCGAGGACTGCCCGCCGACGAACTGCCGCGAGCCGAACGGGGTGGGCACCGCCTTCCTGATCGGCGACGGTTACGCCTTGACGGCCTACCACGTGGTCTTCGCCTCCAAGACGCTGAGCGCGCAGACGCTCGACAAGAAGCGCTACGCGGTGCAGGTCGTCGGCTACGACGATCAGTCCGACCTCGCCCTGATCCGGGTGAACGTGCCGGGCGGAACGCCCTCCATGCCGCTCGCGGCGAGGGGGCCCCAGGTGGGAGACGCCGCGCTCGCCATCGGGAACGGGGGCGGCGAGTTCCTGGTCCAGAAGACCGGTCGCCTGACCGGCCTCGACAGCGACGCGGGGCGCGCGGACTTCCCGCCCGGCACCCTGGAACTGAACGCGCAGCTCATCCCCGGAGACAGCGGCGGGCCGATCCTCAACGCCCAGGGAGAGGTCGTCGGCGTGGTGAGCTACATCAGCGTGGGGGGGCCGCGCGGGGGCCGCATCACCGCCTACGCCGTGCCCGTCACGCGGACGAACGCCACGCTCGCCGCGCTGCGCCGGGGCGAGAAGCGGGACGCGCCCGTCATCGGCATCGCCCTGACCCCGCAGCTCGAATTCGCCTTCGCGCTCCCCGCCGACCGCTTCGCGGAGTTCAACCGCGTCTTCGACCTGGGGCTCGGCGACACGCCCGGCGCCTTTTTCACGAACGTGGTCCCCGGCAGCCCCGCGGCCCGGGCGGGCCTCCAGCCGCTCACCCTCAACGAGCAGGGTAAGCGCGTCTCCGGCGATCTCGTCACCGCCGTCAACGGCCAGGCCATCGCCAACTTCTCCGACTTCCAGTACGCCGTGCGCCGCTACCGCCCCGGCGAGACGGTGACCCTTACCGTCTTGCGCGGCGGCAAGAGGATCGAGGTCAAGCTCACCCTCGCCGCCCGCCCCCAGGTGCAGGTCCAGAACTAGCGGTCTGCTCCCTGGGCGCCGGACACGTGCCTCACGTCCGGCGCCCTTGACCTTGCCTTCACAATGCACGACGTTCGACACTGCGGAACCGCGAAAAATGGGCAGAGTACCTTTGTTCCACATTCAGCGTTCGCAGTTCCAAGGAGGTCCACCCATGAAGAGACTCCTCGTCCTCGCCCTGCCTCTCGTCGTCGCGTCGTGCGGCGCGCTGGGGGTCCAGACCTTCACGCTGGGCAAGCAACCCGCCGCCGGTGACCTCGACCCGGCGGGCGTCGTGACGGCCCGGCGCTCGGGCGACGCGGTGCTCACGTCGGCGAAGGTGACGGGCCTGCGGGCCAACCAGTTCTACGTGGCCCACTACCACCTCCAGGGCACGGCGAGCACCGACCCCTGCAAAAGCGGCGG is from Deinococcus planocerae and encodes:
- a CDS encoding S1C family serine protease, which produces MNVVRPAAARGLLVLSALLLGGVVASAQTTPSSGTTPAERRAATPAPLSQTEKAALDALFRKLRPATLRIEDCPPTNCREPNGVGTAFLIGDGYALTAYHVVFASKTLSAQTLDKKRYAVQVVGYDDQSDLALIRVNVPGGTPSMPLAARGPQVGDAALAIGNGGGEFLVQKTGRLTGLDSDAGRADFPPGTLELNAQLIPGDSGGPILNAQGEVVGVVSYISVGGPRGGRITAYAVPVTRTNATLAALRRGEKRDAPVIGIALTPQLEFAFALPADRFAEFNRVFDLGLGDTPGAFFTNVVPGSPAARAGLQPLTLNEQGKRVSGDLVTAVNGQAIANFSDFQYAVRRYRPGETVTLTVLRGGKRIEVKLTLAARPQVQVQN
- a CDS encoding superoxide dismutase produces the protein MKRLLVLALPLVVASCGALGVQTFTLGKQPAAGDLDPAGVVTARRSGDAVLTSAKVTGLRANQFYVAHYHLQGTASTDPCKSGGPPIMSSKIVGTTDGTGILTLNGSVPRADIAQATYFNIHTASDAQGTPADPGVACTAVTVP